In one Accipiter gentilis chromosome 4, bAccGen1.1, whole genome shotgun sequence genomic region, the following are encoded:
- the LOC126037580 gene encoding electroneutral sodium bicarbonate exchanger 1-like translates to TILIFMDQQISAVIVNRKEHKLKKGCGYHLDLFVVAVMLGVCSVMGLPWFVAATVLSITHVNSLKVESDCSAPGEQPKLLGIREQRVTGLLIFVLMGCSVFFTSVLKFIPMPVLYGVFLYMGVSSLRRIQFFDRLKLFWMPAKHQPDFIYLRHVPLRKVHFFTAIQLTCLVLLWTIKVSRAAIIFPMMVLALVFVRKAMDFCFSKRELSFLDDLMPERKKKLDNARNEAGEEEEESRRAMEAAAAASSVQLNVGKTSNVDIPKQSSDGTDPSEIVILDEMSQMTVWKALTLKTETL, encoded by the exons accatcttgatattcatggaccagcagatcagtgccgttattgtgaacaggaaggagcacaagctgaag aaaggatgcgggtaccacctggacctttttgtggtggccgtgatgctcggggtgtgctctgtgatggggctgccctggtttgtggctgcgaccgtcctgtccatcacccacgtgaatagcctcaaagtagagtctgactgctcagctccaggagaacaacccaagttgctggggatacgagagcagagagtcactggcttgctgatctttgtgctcatgggctgctctgtcttcttcacttccgtgttaaa gtttataccaatgcctgtgctttatggcgtctttctctacatgggtgtgtcatcgctcagaagaattcag ttctttgatcgcttgaagctgttttggatgccagcgaaacaccagccggatttcatctacctgcggcacgtgcccttgcgaaaggtgcatttcttcacggcgatccagctgacctgcctcgtcctgctctggaccatcaaggtgtcccgtgccgccatcatctttcccatgatg gttttggctctcgtatttgtccggaaagcgatggatttctgcttctcaaagcgagagctcagctttctggatgaccttatgccagaaaggaagaagaagttggacaatgccagaaatgaagctggagaagaagaagag gagtccaggagggccatggaagctgctgctgctgcaagttcagttcagctgaacgtggggaagaccagtaacgtggatatcccaaagcaaagcagtgacgg gactgatccttctgagattgttatcctggatgaaatgtcacaaatgaccgtatggaaggctctcactttgaagacagaaaccctttga